The genomic interval gaataaaataaaataatgttgtaTTGATAATGTATATGTAATGGATTCTTTAGCCGGTCTATACACGACACAGGTCTAGTTGCAGCTATACAGTAGCAACTATTATCGTGGTTGAGTGTGTACTCGTACGATGCACCATACAGATCCTTGCACAGCTCTACAGTTTTCATACACCCTATACCTGATCAATATTGCGATCTTACACTTTATATGACACAGGGTCGTAATGCAATATTGGTCAAACGGTCAGTGACATCGCTAGACATTTGAAAGTGGTAGGCCAAAAAAGATGATGGAAACATTTGGGAGGGTGGGGCACAGAATGCGGGTATTGAAAGCTGGCGCCGAAGGTGCGAGTGCATTCAAGTTTCCATAATTATCATAGCTTATATCAGCTCCCAAATTAGCAGCATTTTGGAGGTGGACGCAAGAAAATTAGGGTCTATAGAATTttttaaagaggccatgacatgaaaaatccaactaatcaagagtaacttcctctgaatctatgagaaaatctatgttcaaaactatcctcatcacCTTCAAAACATCGAGGACTATTtagaaattaacgttttaataatcgCATCCGAAAACAGACCTCTGAAAAAtgcgatttcaaaacaagacaacgatgacgtcatgttaggaacacaagtgccaagcccaggcatgtaccggatgcgcgacgaaCATACCGTTCCACATACACGCatatttacactgagagaacaaccactgtttacgctatatcgttagaaatttcaagtttgttttacaactattgtaaactatccgagagaaatgcctgtccgttgtgttgttgggggctgcataaatatcataacCCATTCAATTAGCCTGCATCcttggctgaaggacgaaaaaaacacggcgattatgaccaagttagtgcacaacaccagcgccgatttcactgggcctagccagaatacagctccgtatgtagcgaacacttcacggaagcatactacgatccctccttttttatgaaataaaacaaatgggctTTAACGGGTCGACATAAACAAGTCTttcttctgtcaagtattcCACATTAAAAACTCCGAAGACCAGATTggagaacaggaaacctccaatggggcaggTGGCGATccttgtacatgtatgaatacatagccaacacatgtacatatgggttgtaagtcaccgtaacacaacgcacaatacggtttagggagttccgcgaattccaacaacacatgcacaatatggactggattttgtttttaaatgcttcgttaatgaattcttaccacgttgtatgttccttgcaatagttccgaacgggttttttcttcgatatgttgtggagcttcaatttcggctcgtttaacaggctcgaactgatacggttctaacacctcaggtccaccctcaacgttcggttcaatattggcatgatcatcgccttcactctctgcttcgaatatgagaaagggcactctaattatagcccaatttcactgcctggtgaagaaccactatcactttgaacttcggttgccgcatttggttctaaatctgacattccacgGGAAATTTCGATCTGATTTCGCGCCGATTTGCtatcgattgttttgtgtatttatgtacacttgtcgtACTGTAAGTATGATATGTGTTCGGAGGAATCAGCGAGAGCCAAATCGTGTTCATATcatgacgtcatgagattaggaaaattttcagccgaacgaacttttcaagcccgaagagggtaaattaaatctcaattttccaagagaaaaatcaaatttttaactggcaaaatggttgatatttgttgtagagaacatgcttagatggatcccaaaaagacAGGacgttgaaattttcgtgtcatggccactttaaagtATTGTGTATCGTCAcgcctgtttttttttggttgttgaACATATCATTTGGGGCGGAAGGGGATTAAGCGGGAGTAGAGGAGGCACCGAATAATTTTCTAAAGGTATGGGGTATGACCAAGTGATCATATGACCAAATGTTTACGAGGGTTCTATACGTACATTAGAGATAGTTAATGATGTCACTTAAGTATCTGATTCTTCTTACAGCTGATAATCAATGTTCTTTCAAAAAGAAGCGTTTTTATGGTACAATCAAGTGTAGTATTTCAAAATCCAGACATGGTTCCTATTCCTTACATGGTAATTTGTGCAAATGACGTTATGTGTCACGCCCCCACAAATTCTGTGAATACAGTTATAATAAACATTCTTTCTCTCTTACAGGAGTACCGGCGAAACATTTTCTTGTCTTATGTCTCATTTGGCCTGTTTTTGCTGCAACTTACAGAGCATATATTAAGTTAGGAGTTAAGGGACAGACTGACTTATCTGATAAAATTAGTTGTCTAACCGTGGCTATTGCTGAGCTTTTATGGGGTTGCTTTATGTTCCAGTTATTCCTGATAAGAATatcttttcaaaatcattttcagcTTCTCTTGAAATTTCTACAAAAATATGAAGGAGAAACAGAACTATGCCAACAAGTAATAAGACGCGTGTTGGTCGAttttaaatgttatcaaaaatgCGTAGCTGCATATATGTCTGTGATGATACCCGCCTGCATCTTAGGCGCTGCGACTAGCATCTCGTGGTTCTACATGGTCAACGACATGGTCAACGATGGTAGCAAAGACCACGAGTGGTTTGTAATGGAGAAAAACGTGAATTTTATGATCTGGTCCGATGTCACCATGTTCTTTTCTCTTGGGCCTCTGGCTGTTGGAGGATTCAACACCAACTATATTTGGGAGAGTTTTAAGATCAACGTGATCTTCATGAATCGCGACAAAGAGAAGAAGTTTTGGGATGAAATCGACTGGTTTCTGAAGCACGTGAAATATGACGTCCCATTGATCTCACTAAGGTCAATCTTTCTCATAACGAGCTTTTATGTAACTATGGAATTTGGAAAACAAGCCATTGACTTGTGAACATGGAATGTCTGAAGTAAATTGCGGTTTCAAACCTCGGCTTAAAATCTAATATCCTTTATTGACAGACATGTTCCAATCAATGGATATTAAAAGAAGATGGAAGGTGAATGAAGGTCCATATCTGAGATACGGGTAGAACGCTGTCCGAATGTGTGTGTCGGTTACATCTGCAATTTTGTGTTACAATTCCACCTAAACGACTCTGCTGATATTCTTCACACTTGTTAGAAAGGTAACCCATATTGAGACTTGTGCTTTGCAGTCTGCAATAAACGAAAAGTCAAAGGTCAGAgaagtaaaatatcaaattaagcGAAAATCTACTTTTTGCAAGGAGAAACCTTCAATAGGTTACAGTTTTTCACAAATATCATGAACACGATTAGTGTAATCAAACTATGTTTTACAGTGCATGGTAACTGCATGAGTTCAAATGTTACGAAATCAAGGTCAAATAAAAAGTTTAAGTGGACGACCAATGCCACATAGGCCTATGTCGTTTTCTATCGCTCtgattaaaagaaatatatcaCATATGTAAGTTTCTCGTGCTCTAATTGGACGATCATTGAAAGAAATGTCGTTCTTTTAAAGTGTAGTATAATATGCTTAGAACTAATAGTattatttgatcattttttccTATTTCCACCATTAAATTGATTTCATATTGATGAATTATTACTGAAAGAACCTCTCCCCTGTTATGAACCTATGGAAAGGGCCCCACTCTCCAGATAAAACGACTAGTTTAAAGCACAACTTTCATTCTCAGTACTAGTGTCCTAGGTATATCACGTGCATTCCTGTGCTACGCATGTCGTCACGTGACGAGTCAAGTACCGCTGTTTAATCATTGTTACTTGCTGACCTATTTTAATTATCATGGATCAGATGACCTCTCCCTATTGTGACCTTTTCATTAATTATCTGTAGTTATGGTCAATCCATAAATAATTAAGATGAATATAAATTTCTCAAATTACTGAATATAACAGAATGTGATAAATCAAATTACCATATATTACCATATATTACCCTATATGTACTCCAAATTAAATGAACTCCTTTCATTCTTCTGTGTGAAAATCGCTTTTGTTGCTGCTGCTGCCCCTTCTCTGTGGAACAGCCTTCCTGAACATGTAAACCACAGTCcatctctttcttcttttaaacgctctctcaagactcatctgatgaaaactgtttaatgAATTGTTCACTGTTGCCAATTTTTGATTGCATTATTGTCTTGTACTATGTTTACTGAGTTTTGTTTTGCTGTCGCACTGTTTGTGAAACTGCGCCATTAGCGTCTTTTTGACGGATAATAGCgcattataaatgtccattattttttattattctcaCGTTCAgtttcttttccctttttccttGTTCTTGTCGGTTATCAAGAGATCTGCTGGTTATTATTGCTTTCATAAACTTATATTCAAAATAGGCTATCTTgcataaacaaaaaaagatgCACCTAAGAGACTTAAGAATGAAGCTACCTTTGTCATTACAGAGTGTTATTAAGCATTGTAATATTTCGCACCATGCAAAATGTCATAATTTGAAAAGCGTCAGAAAATGACCTATTTTTCTTACGAGAATAACGTAGCACATCACTAAACTCCGTTCACGATTTCCATGGCAAATACTACAGCGGAGAGGAAGTCATAACTCAGTGACGTCACACGAGTAGAATGATTGAATTAACCAATGTTGGCAGCAGACGGCTATATAGGGACAAACATATTAAGGAAATGAGAACATGGCCTCTTATCATTTGGATTTAAAATGAATTGTAGGTGAGCGAAGGTGTGAGTCATATGAAATGGAATATTAACAGGAAATCCTGAGAATAATCGGTAGAAGAGTAATCAATGGGTTATCAGCGACCCCCGAATACAGGAGGACTCTGATCTTACATCCTGCTATGAGACGGTTTATGATAACAGCAGCATAACACGGGAAGGATCATCTAGTGAATGTTTGGCATGTGTCCCACTTTGGTGGGATAATTATGGTCACGTGATGAAATACATAGAAGAATCGATTGGTAAGATATACTTTATAACAATGGTCAGGTGGAGATATAGAATGTAGCCATCTTGTTGTGTTGTATGCATATAATTGGTTAAAAGGATGGTGGTGTATCGTCAACCCAATCATATGTCATGAACCTGGAGTTCCTTTTCTGCATTTCATTTCTGATGTGAGCTGCATCATTTTCTCCCCCCTACTTCTCGTCTCAAATATTGGAACCATGCCAGAAGTTGGTTCGTCTCCATTCTTATTCTTACTATAACTGTGGCCATTATGATCTACGAGATAAAAATACTCATACGAGCTTATTTCGCTAAAATAAAATCTCATCGTGAATTTGTTGTCTTACATAGCATTCTTCTCTCATCTAGTCGTTTGTTTCGTGTATGACCGTCTATTCGATGGTCAGAAGTGCATTCTCTTTGAGGGGACCAGGAATATCATGGGCTGTAAATGCTCGCTTTATTGTACAGCGCCCCCATATTTTAGGCTTGTGCCAAATATATGAGctgtattttgtttaatttttttttcaagtaaacATCAACAATACTGTCTATACAGGCTATCCTATACAGTCTTTATGCTAAATCAAACGTTGTGGCTGCACAGTTTTTGTCAATGATATTTCAAACTGCTGCTATTGACTCTTTGACAGTCCAGAAGTACTAACGACCAGGAAAACATTTTAGAAGTATACCTGCAACCGCCGCCGTTGCGAGAGATCATGTATGAATCCGTATACAGTTCAGCTTGCGGGGTGATTACTGGAAATTCTGAAGTAATGGTGAAGGAAAGGCAAATCAAAAATTGAACTTGCAGGTAACTACATCGAATCCTAGTAATTATATTATATGGGTATCAGGTTTAAATTGCCCTCTTTGGTCTAACTCAAGAATACTGCACGGCGCTGCTGGCCCTACATGCTTTCACACATTGTGAACACAACCAGTGCCTTCCGAGGGAAAGGGAAAGTGAAACCAATCAAAGTGATGCAGAAGCCTCCAAAATTCCAGCCCATCCTGGC from Apostichopus japonicus isolate 1M-3 chromosome 19, ASM3797524v1, whole genome shotgun sequence carries:
- the LOC139960157 gene encoding uncharacterized protein isoform X1, with amino-acid sequence MEDGPWPPIVWFIMKISAIFYHRQIVGQRRCMSCEKEFYKNTRRVRDTARTVSDGYRRSRKHEDFDLTSCYETVYDDSSITREGSSSECLACESLWWDRYGHVMKYTEESIGLKYWNHPGSWFVSILILTVIVAIMIYEIIVLELAYFAKKNRIVNLMSYLAFYSPLVVFPCMNVCSKVRSAMMVPGIWATTLNARFIVQRLQFLDLSAKGVPAKHFLVLCLIWPVFAATYRAYIKLGVKGQTDLSDKISCLTVAIAELLWGCFMFQLFLIRISFQNHFQLLLKFLQKYEGETELCQQVIRRVLVDFKCYQKCVAAYMSVMIPACILGAATSISWFYMVNDMVNDGSKDHEWFVMEKNVNFMIWSDVTMFFSLGPLAVGGFNTNYIWESFKINVIFMNRDKEKKFWDEIDWFLKHVKYDVPLISLRSIFLITSFYVTMEFGKQAIDL